GGATTAGATGCTGGGCCTATATTTAATGAAAACCTATATGAGAAAGAAATAATATCGATTGATGTGAAAGACCAACCCATGCTCGTTGACGATATCTTAACTAATTATACAAGTGATTATTATGGTTCCGGAGATTCTGCACAATATTTTATAAAAATTGAAGTTGATTCATATGATATATATGGTGTTATCCTTGATCAGTATGTTTCGGAAGATGTAAAAGAGTTATTTGAATAAATCTAAAGGGGGGTGGATTTTTTCCATCCCCTTTTAGTTCACGTTGATTCTTAAGAAAAGAGCAAGCGCCTTGCTCAGCCACGACAAGCATAAGGCGCGGAGAAAAGAAAGATGTTCTGTATCTTTTGTTCTACGTGACAATTGCAGAAGATCTACTAAGAACAGTCACTTGGTGTGACTAACGTAGATCCACCTACTTCCTGTAGGCGTCTCCTGGCTAGGCGCTGGAGCTAGACAACAATGTTAGTACCTTCTTATAAAGGACAAAGTTTATACATTCTTATCTTTCAAGAAAAAGAATTCTCCCCTTATTCTTTCATTGAAAAATACAAATGGTTATGCTTTTGACAACCTGCGTTGAAATCTGCCTTACAGGTAGGGCATTGATGTTGACCGTTCATGTACTCATTGATCGTTAATTCTTTCCCACAGTTTCCACATAAGATGGCTTTCATATCCCATTCAGCTTTTTTCCATTTAACCGGTGGGTGTTCGGCTACTTCTTGATGACATTGGTAGCAAGGGTAGTAAAATCCGCAACAAGGAAACTTAATCGCGATAATATCAAACTGCGAATGATAATGCTGGCAACGCGTCTCATGATCTAGTAATTTTCCTTTTACTTGATGTCCGTTAATAAATATACTGACCACCCCCTATTGTTGATAATAATCCAGCAATGATTGTACGAACTGAAGCTGGAGCTCATATTGTTTAAAGATATTATCAAAGGTCAGCTCTGTTACTTTATCTATTTCCATCACTTGTTCTTTTATCTCTTTTCCTTGCCTATGAATTTCCAACTGCTCCTGTAACTCCTTTTGATGCACTGATAAACTTTTCACCACTTCATCCTTAGGTAAAAAAGACACAAAGCTTAATCCTGTATAAAGATCAGTAGGTAAATGAACGGATTGAACCTGTAACGATTCCTTTAATAATTGCTGGAATTCCTCTTTCCCTTTATCTGTAATTTGATAGATTGCTTTTGTCCGATTTCCTTGTTGTTGAATAGAATCAATTTCTACAAGGGCTTCTTTCTCCATTTTTTTTAACGCATGATAAATTGAACCTGGCAAAATATTGGCCCACCGATCTGTCTGACTTTGTTGCATAATTTGCTGAATATCATAGCCTGTCATAGGCTTTGCCATTAAAAGACCTAACACCATTAATCTCGTCATCTTTTCACCTCAACAAAAATTATTCAATGTTGAGTATAACGTTAGCATAAAAAAACCGTTTACACTAGAAGTGCGTGTTCAAAAAGTAGGGGAAAAAGGGCCGAGGAGAACGAGGCGACGAAGCTATGAGCACCACAGTGTACGTTCTCTGTACATGAGGAGTGGAATAGCGAGACAACAAAGTTATTCGACAGCAATTTTTCATGACTTTTTGAACAACCTCTAGGAGTATAAGCTAGGTTTACCTTTCTTTTTAACAAGACTCTTTTGTTCCCATTTAAACGTCTTAACGGCTAATAATGTCATGATAATAAAATAACTTCCTAGCGAAATGATCGCCATAATCATCGAATCATACTCACTTGTTAGCATCCCTTTCAATGCTTTTACATAGTATTCAAATGGAAGTATTTTTCCTAAAACAACTACCCAGTCAGGCGCACTGTTTAACGAATAAAAAGCCTCACTCATGAGAATCATAGGTAACTGAATTAAATTACAGTACATATTAATTTGTCCTTCATTGTTAGCCAGATTAGCAATGAAAAATCCAATACTTGAAAAGCATAAACAAGCAAGCATGGTCAGTAACAAAGGAGAAAAAATCATTTCTAATGATAGCTCTAATTGAAAAAAGAGCATCCCTGCTAGCCAAATGACCATATTTATCATTACACCTAGAAAAGTTCGAGCTAACGTCATAATCGTGACAAATGAAAAGGTCGTAAACGGAGTCAAGTTTAATAGCTTATAAACGCCTCGGTTTCGTTGAAAGTGAATTTGAAAAGCAATCCCCTGCATGCCCCAAATGGTCGTGCTAATGGCGGTCACACCAGCGACAATGTTTACAGGCATTGCTCCTTCATCAAAATAGAGACCTAACCCAATTAACAAAACGAAAGGAAAGATTAGTGAATAACCTAAAGATATCTTATCTCTTAATGAAGTAGTAATCATTGAGCGAAAGATTACACTAATCATTGGTCATCTCCTCCTTATCCGTAAGGTGTAAATAGAGACTTTCTAAATTGTCGACATCATATTGTTGACATAACTCTTGTGGATGTCCTTCGGCGACAATCTTTCCTTGATCAATCATAAGTAACCTTGAGGCTAGATTCATGACCTCTCCCATATCATGAGATGTAAATACAATTGTAGTACCTAATTGGAACAACTGCTGAATTAGCTGGTGAATTTCTTTTCGAGAGCGTGGGTCTAGTGCTGAGGTTGGTTCATCTAAAAATAATAATTTTGGGTTGTGGACCATCGCGATGGCAATGGCTAGCCGTTTTTGCTGCCCTCCTGATAACCTAGTGGCTTCTGTGTCCCCTACTTTCTCTAATCCACAAGAAGACAGTAATGCTAGCACTTTTTCCGTAGAAATCCTCTTTTTATAAAAAGCAGCAAACAATTTAATATTCTCTATCGTGGTCAAGCCAGGGAAGAAAGGAACAGACTGCAGCTGAACACCAATATATTCCTTGAAAAGAGGATCCCAATAATTCACTTCCCCTTGATCTGCTTTTCTCAAGCCAACGATGATTTCTAATAACGTTGTTTTTCCTGCTCCATTGGGACCAATGACCGCCAAAATTTCATTCTCAACAATATTGAGGCTCACGTCATGGACTACGTGGCGATCACCATACCTCTTTTTTTTAAGTGCTTTCCTTTAATAAACAACTTTATCACCTCATTAAGGTTTAATCAAAGATATATACTCAACGTTGAATAAATATCTTTGACTTTATTCTAACCTGAATATCTTAAAAAGAAAAGGTGAAAGTTTCGACAAAAAAGCACCCCTCAGGATGCTTATAAATCCTCTAACTCTACCATTACTAGGTCAAAAATCGAGTTTGCAAATGTGAGCGTATAATAGAGTGTAAATCAGAAGATTTTCTTAAAAAAGAGAGATTGACAGAAATTATTCACTTGAGTAAAATAAGGAAAATACAATTAGGTTGGTGATAAATATGCTGGAAACGAAACCTATATTTGAAGACTTACCTACTATAGAAACAGATCGTTTAATACTTAGAAAAATGTCAGAGGATGATGTTGATGACCTTTTCCATTACGGTTCTGATAAAGAAGTGACAAAATATTTAACGTGGGAAACGTATCATTCAAAAGAAGACGCTCTTTCATTTATCCAATATGCCTTAACACAATATGAGAACAAACAGCCTGCTCCTTGGGCCATTGAGTATAAAGAAGACAATAAATTTATTGGGACGATTGACTTTAGATCCAAACAAGGGATAGGTAAAATGGGCTATGTGATAGCAAAAGAGTATTGGGGAAAAGGGATCATGACTGAAGTAGTTTCTGAGGTCATTGCATTTGCTTTTAAAAATACTGATGCCGTTCGCATTCAAGCAGAATGTTTTCTTCATAATATCGGTTCCGCTCGTGTAATGGAGAAAGTCGGGATGACCTATGAGGGAATTTTAAGAAAAGCCCTTTATGCAAAAGGAACTCACCATGATGTGAAGATGTATTCTATTTTGAGAGAAGAATTCATTAAACATGAGAAGTGAACTACTTTACAATGAATTTATAAATATAGCAAAACGATTGAACCGAACATTAAATATAACCCCTATCCTCTATTGTTCTTTAGGACTTGAGGTTGTGACCGAACTAGAGATGTCACCTCAAGATATAGATATCCTAGTTCCTATAAGGTACATTGAAGATGATTGGCCAATGTTAAAAGAAACGATGGAAGGGTTAGAGTACAAATTAGTCGATTTGCATGAACATAAATTTGCAAATGAAAGGTTTGAAGTGGGTTTTGCTTTCGAGGAAGATTTATTACCATTTGCAGGCGTTAATGATAAGGGACTAGACGTATTAAAGGATAGTGATGCATTCTACCGTCTGTTAACAGTCCGAGACTATCTCAAAGTATATAGAAAATCCTCAATTGATGGTTACCGAAAAACAAAAAATAATGGAAAGGATCTCAAAAAGATCGCACTTTTAGAAAGTCTTTTATAGCTCCATCAAAGGAGGTGTTCTCTTCATTAAACAGAGCTCACCTTTTTAAATTCCCCCTTAATTTGTTCTTTATACATTAGCAGTTAGCAAAAGATGAAGATAGCCTTCCAAGTACAATCAACAAACCGCATCTTACTTTCCTTACAAGATAAATTTTCGTCTCTTCTACTTTTTACACAATCAATTTACTTATAGAATCCGGTGCTCCCCTTAATGGGAACCGGATGGTTTTTAGTGATAAAAACCAATAAATGTTCACTTGATAAAATACTTGTCAAGGTAGTTCAAATAGAATTTTATTATCTCCCCCAGCTATAATAGACAAACTTCACCTTTTTCCCATTCATATCATATTCATCATTACTAACCGAAATTCGTTTGAAGTCATTGTTTTGTAACGTTTTTTGTGAAGCCAAATTGTTCGTCGTTGTTTTAGCCTTTATCTTTTCTATTCCAAATTGTTGAGACTCCTCTAATAAAAGCTTTAACGCTTTTGTTGCTATCCTCTTACCTATATAATTCTCTCCTATCCTATAACCAACATGAGCAAGATTTTCTTTTTTATCAATATTGACTAAGTTCATTCTACCGACAATTTGATTTATGTTGTTCT
This portion of the Bacillus carboniphilus genome encodes:
- a CDS encoding CHY zinc finger protein yields the protein MVSIFINGHQVKGKLLDHETRCQHYHSQFDIIAIKFPCCGFYYPCYQCHQEVAEHPPVKWKKAEWDMKAILCGNCGKELTINEYMNGQHQCPTCKADFNAGCQKHNHLYFSMKE
- a CDS encoding PadR family transcriptional regulator, translated to MTRLMVLGLLMAKPMTGYDIQQIMQQSQTDRWANILPGSIYHALKKMEKEALVEIDSIQQQGNRTKAIYQITDKGKEEFQQLLKESLQVQSVHLPTDLYTGLSFVSFLPKDEVVKSLSVHQKELQEQLEIHRQGKEIKEQVMEIDKVTELTFDNIFKQYELQLQFVQSLLDYYQQ
- a CDS encoding ABC transporter permease, which gives rise to MISVIFRSMITTSLRDKISLGYSLIFPFVLLIGLGLYFDEGAMPVNIVAGVTAISTTIWGMQGIAFQIHFQRNRGVYKLLNLTPFTTFSFVTIMTLARTFLGVMINMVIWLAGMLFFQLELSLEMIFSPLLLTMLACLCFSSIGFFIANLANNEGQINMYCNLIQLPMILMSEAFYSLNSAPDWVVVLGKILPFEYYVKALKGMLTSEYDSMIMAIISLGSYFIIMTLLAVKTFKWEQKSLVKKKGKPSLYS
- a CDS encoding ABC transporter ATP-binding protein — its product is MSLNIVENEILAVIGPNGAGKTTLLEIIVGLRKADQGEVNYWDPLFKEYIGVQLQSVPFFPGLTTIENIKLFAAFYKKRISTEKVLALLSSCGLEKVGDTEATRLSGGQQKRLAIAIAMVHNPKLLFLDEPTSALDPRSRKEIHQLIQQLFQLGTTIVFTSHDMGEVMNLASRLLMIDQGKIVAEGHPQELCQQYDVDNLESLYLHLTDKEEMTND
- a CDS encoding GNAT family N-acetyltransferase; this encodes MLETKPIFEDLPTIETDRLILRKMSEDDVDDLFHYGSDKEVTKYLTWETYHSKEDALSFIQYALTQYENKQPAPWAIEYKEDNKFIGTIDFRSKQGIGKMGYVIAKEYWGKGIMTEVVSEVIAFAFKNTDAVRIQAECFLHNIGSARVMEKVGMTYEGILRKALYAKGTHHDVKMYSILREEFIKHEK
- a CDS encoding GNAT family N-acetyltransferase, encoding MSHFYLIKNNINQIVGRMNLVNIDKKENLAHVGYRIGENYIGKRIATKALKLLLEESQQFGIEKIKAKTTTNNLASQKTLQNNDFKRISVSNDEYDMNGKKVKFVYYSWGR